In one Candidatus Methylacidiphilales bacterium genomic region, the following are encoded:
- a CDS encoding thymidylate synthase produces the protein MKTYEDLLRHVWENGSVRRDRTGVGTRSVFGAQLRFDLRESFPLVTTKKVHLKSIIYELLWFLRGDTNVRWLQEKGVSIWDEWADENGDLGPVYGKQWVRWEKSDGTSINQIREVVETLQKDPWSRRLLVCAWNPGELKQMALTPCHALFQFYADPARGELSCQLYQRSADVFLGVPFNIASYALLTLMVAQVTGLKPGEFVHSFGDAHIYLNHEEAVRTQLAREPRPFPRMNLNPAVKDLFAFQYEDFQLLDYDPHPGIKAPIAV, from the coding sequence ATGAAGACCTACGAAGACCTCCTCCGCCATGTTTGGGAGAATGGTTCCGTCCGGCGAGACCGCACCGGCGTCGGCACCCGTTCGGTCTTTGGAGCCCAGTTGCGCTTCGACCTGCGGGAGTCGTTTCCCCTGGTCACGACGAAAAAAGTTCATCTCAAGTCGATCATTTACGAATTGCTCTGGTTCCTGCGCGGCGACACCAATGTGCGCTGGTTGCAGGAAAAGGGTGTCAGCATTTGGGACGAATGGGCGGATGAGAACGGGGATCTCGGCCCGGTTTACGGCAAACAATGGGTTCGCTGGGAAAAATCCGACGGCACTAGCATCAACCAGATCCGCGAGGTCGTGGAGACGCTCCAGAAAGACCCATGGAGTCGCCGTCTCTTGGTATGTGCCTGGAATCCGGGCGAATTGAAACAGATGGCCCTGACCCCGTGCCATGCCCTTTTCCAGTTTTATGCCGATCCCGCACGGGGCGAGTTGAGCTGCCAGTTGTACCAACGCAGTGCGGATGTTTTCCTGGGCGTCCCTTTCAACATCGCCTCTTACGCCCTGCTGACGCTCATGGTGGCCCAAGTGACCGGCCTCAAGCCCGGCGAGTTCGTCCACAGCTTCGGGGATGCCCACATCTACCTCAACCACGAGGAAGCCGTGCGGACCCAGCTGGCCCGCGAGCCCCGGCCTTTCCCGCGCATGAACTTGAATCCCGCGGTGAAAGACCTCTTTGCCTTCCAATACGAGGACTTCCAACTCCTCGATTACGACCCGCACCCGGGCATCAAGGCCCCCATCGCCGTCTGA
- a CDS encoding dihydrofolate reductase: protein MKPRLIAIAAMDEARGIGKDGVLPWKIPGELKFFKETTTGHAILFGRTTYEGIGRPLPNRENLVLSRSLKPVEGIRILRRLEDLEDCGLPLVYVCGGTEVYRQLLPRCEALYLTRVAGTYPADAWFPPFENDFEFVTVQEETPAYRREKYLRRVFV, encoded by the coding sequence GTGAAACCGCGCCTCATCGCCATCGCCGCCATGGATGAAGCCAGAGGCATCGGCAAGGACGGGGTCCTGCCCTGGAAGATTCCCGGGGAATTGAAATTCTTCAAAGAGACCACCACCGGACACGCCATACTTTTTGGCAGGACCACCTACGAGGGCATCGGACGCCCGCTGCCCAACCGGGAAAATCTCGTCCTCAGCCGCAGCCTGAAGCCGGTGGAAGGCATCCGCATCCTGCGGCGTCTGGAAGATCTTGAGGATTGCGGGCTTCCGCTGGTCTATGTCTGCGGTGGCACCGAGGTTTACCGCCAGTTGCTGCCGCGTTGTGAGGCCCTGTACCTGACCCGGGTGGCGGGCACATACCCGGCCGATGCCTGGTTTCCGCCTTTTGAAAACGATTTTGAGTTTGTCACCGTGCAGGAGGAAACCCCGGCCTATCGCCGTGAAAAATACCTGCGCCGTGTTTTTGTATAG
- a CDS encoding Thivi_2564 family membrane protein produces the protein MSLISLVLTLIVVGVLLWLVNNYIPMDGKIKSILNGVVVICVVVWLLYAFGILGSAGQIRVPQVR, from the coding sequence ATGTCGCTGATTTCCCTCGTTCTAACCCTGATTGTCGTCGGCGTTCTGCTCTGGCTGGTGAACAACTACATTCCGATGGATGGCAAAATCAAAAGCATCCTCAATGGCGTGGTCGTCATCTGCGTGGTGGTCTGGCTGCTCTATGCCTTCGGGATTCTCGGCAGCGCCGGACAGATCCGCGTTCCGCAGGTCCGCTGA
- a CDS encoding metal-dependent hydrolase: MKLTSFGHSCFSVETAGKHLLFDPFIRPNPLAAGVKVEDIRADFLFISHGHADHIADAVEIARRTGALVVANWEVCAWLNAQGVANTHPMNHGGTKTLPFGRVKMVAAVHSSSFPDGTYAGNPAGFVIESEEGNFYYSGDTALTYDMKLVGETTALDFAVFCIGDNFTMGPGDAIRAAEWVGTKVVVGVHYDTFPYIVIDSSAATELFRKAGLTLHLPRIGQALSV; this comes from the coding sequence ATGAAACTGACCTCCTTCGGCCACTCCTGTTTTTCCGTTGAAACCGCGGGCAAGCACCTGCTCTTCGATCCCTTCATCCGCCCGAATCCCCTCGCCGCAGGGGTCAAGGTCGAGGACATCCGGGCGGATTTCCTATTCATCTCCCACGGCCACGCCGACCACATCGCCGACGCGGTGGAAATCGCCCGGCGCACCGGCGCCCTGGTGGTGGCGAACTGGGAAGTCTGCGCCTGGCTCAACGCCCAGGGCGTCGCAAACACCCACCCGATGAACCATGGCGGAACCAAAACCCTCCCCTTCGGCCGGGTCAAGATGGTCGCCGCCGTCCATTCCAGCAGCTTCCCGGACGGCACCTATGCGGGCAACCCCGCCGGATTCGTCATCGAATCGGAGGAAGGGAATTTCTATTACAGCGGCGACACCGCCCTCACCTACGACATGAAGTTGGTGGGCGAGACCACCGCGTTGGATTTTGCCGTGTTCTGCATCGGCGACAACTTCACCATGGGGCCGGGCGATGCCATCCGTGCGGCGGAATGGGTCGGCACCAAGGTTGTCGTCGGTGTGCACTACGACACCTTCCCCTACATCGTCATCGATTCGTCCGCAGCCACCGAGCTTTTCCGTAAAGCAGGATTGACATTGCACCTTCCCCGGATAGGCCAAGCCCTATCTGTTTGA